The Bacillus sp. Y1 genome includes the window ACATTCTTGAATATCAAACGCCTTACATAATGTATTTTTATTAAACTTTGAGCTGTCTGCTAGTACATAGCATTTATTTGAGTTCGTTTTGACAATACTCTTTTTACTTGCTTCTCGAAAGTCGGGAGTATTTACCCCCACATTTAAACCAAAGCCACTGGCACCAAGAAAAGATTTATCAAAGTTTAGATTTCTTAAAGAAGAGTCTGTTAGTGGTCCTGAGATAGAATCCAAATTTCTATTAACCTCTCCTCCTACAATTGTAATGTTTTCTATATGAGTACCATTAACCTCACTCAACACCTGGATATTGGAAGTAACTACTCTAATCCCTTTTGATGCAATGTATTTTACAATGGCTGAACATGTCGTGCCTGAATCAATGTATATAACATCGTCATCTTCTACTAAAGAAGCAGCAAATTTTGCAATTCTTTCCTTGCTTTCTTTATTTAGTAACTTCTTTGTGCCTACAGGAATTTCATGTGAATCCAGCTTTAATTTAACTGCTCCACCTCGTAAAAGGACAATAAAATTTTCATCCTCCAGAATTTTTAAATCTCTACGAATAGTAGATTCAGAGACCCCCTCAAAAATTTTCAATAGATCTTCAATATAAAGGATTTGTTTATTTTCTAATTCATCCATTATTTTTTCTCTTCTGACATAAGGGATCATAATTTAATACCTCGATACATTTTTATTAAAAGTTTTTTATCACACATATTCGTTTAACTCTAACAGTGTTGGCATTGCATCTTGAGCGCCAATTTTGGTAACCGTTCTTGAACTAACTATTGAAGCCAATTCTCCTATTTTCTCAATCGGCAACTCCTTCATAAGTCCGTAAGCTAATGCCCCAGTATAAGAATCTCCTGCTCCTGTTGTTTCGACTACATCTACTGTTCTGCAAGGAATGTGAATGGTTTTCTTTCCATCATATATAATACTGCCTTTTTCACCAAGAGTTATGATTAACAGATTATTAGTATATTGATAAAGCTTATCGCAAACCTTTTCAGCCTCGCTTAGCGATGACACACTCTCTCCAGCATAAAAACTAGCTTCCGTTTCGTTAACCACTAGACAATCCACCAGTTTTAAACAATCAACATCTATTTCATTTGCAGGAGCAGCATTTAATATCACATAGCAATTATACTCTTTCGCCTTTTTAATGGTATATTCCACCAATTGTTTTGGAATTTCTAATTGCAATATAACGATTTTGCTTTTCTTAAACAAGCCTTCCGCCTGATCGATATCCTCAATCGTCATACTGTAATTAGCACCTTTTGCTATGGTTGCAACCACACTTCCATCTGAAATTGCATTCACAATGCCAAGTCCAGTGTTTGTATCAGCCTTTGAAACATAGTCAGTATTCAAGCCATACTTTTTCATATTTGCAATTAATTCCGAGCCAAATTGATCATTGCCAACCTTACCTACCATATAACTTTCAAGTCCCAGCTTGGCACACTGTACTGCTTGATTGGCTCCCTTCCCACCTCCACAGAAAGTGACACTATCTGCTGTAAAGGTCTCGCCAATTTCCGGAAGTCGTTTTTGCTTAAGGATAATGTCATAATTGATACTACCGACTATTGTAACCGCATTCTTTCTCATGGTTATTTACCTACCTCGATAGTTTTGGTATTACTTCTACCAACCCTCATACCTTTTAGTTTCCCTTGAATTACTTCAAAATAAGCTGCTACTACAATTATAGCTCCGGTTGCAATATATTGCCAAAAACTATCTACACCTACAACAACTAATCCAACTTTTAGAGTTGATAATAAGATAGCTCCAAGTAATGTACCGATCATATTTCCTCTTCCACCAGCCAGGCTTGCACCACCAATCGCAGCTGCCGCAATCGCATTTAATTCATAAGTTTGACCTGCTGCTGGCTCTCCTGACCCTAAGCGCGCTAACAACACCATACCAGCCAAAGCAGCTCCAGCTCCAGAAATGGCATAAGCAAGCATTTTACTTTTGTTAACATTTACTCCTGATAAGAGAGTAGCTTCTTCATTACCCCCTATAGCATATATATAAGTCCCGAGTTTTGTATACTTTAAGATGATATGTCCAATAGCAGCAAATGCAAGAAGTACAAGAATTGATACTGGAAATGCTCCAAAAATATCTGAGTTAAAAATTGATCTGAAATTTTCAGGAATATCCAGAACTGGCCAGCCTCCAGTTATAACATAAGCAATTCCTCTGTATGCACTCATTGTTCCTAAGGTAGCAATAAATGGCTGAAGATTTAACTTTGTAATTAATAGACCATTAAATACTCCTAAAACAAAACCTATTCCCACTCCACATATAATTGCTAATACAGGATTTAAACCACTTACAAGTAAATCACCTACAACTACAATTACAATTGCAAAGATTGATCCTACAGAAAGGTCGATTCCACCTGTAATGATTGCATAAGTAATACCTAAAGCTAATAATCCATTAATAACACTTTGGTCCATAATATCAAGTAAATTACTTCCACTTAAATAGACTGGTTCAATAATGGAAAATACAATAACCATAATTATGATCGCTGCTACTAAGCTTAGTTCTCTACTATATTCCTTAGTTTTTAACATCTTTGTTTACCCCCATCGCATATTGAAGGATATCTTCTTCAGTAAGATTCTGATTTTCAAACTCTTTCACTTTTTGTCCCTCACGCATGACAATGATCCGATCACTTAGGCCTAACACTTCAGGCAACTCGGAGGAAACGACGATTATAGATTTTCCCTTTTCAAGTAATTCTTCTAGGACTCTATAAATCTCTGCTTTCGCTCCAACATCGACACCTTTTGTCGGTTCATCTAAAATTAAAATCTCAGCATCTGAGGAAAGCCATTTAGAAATCACTACTTTTTGCTGATTTCCTCCGCTCAAATTAGTCGTCATATAATGAGGGTTACTAGGTTTTAAGTTGATTTCATCGATATAATAATTACAGTTCTCCGTTTTTTTTCTATGATTCACGAAGCCGTACTTAGAGAATTTCTCCATTTTAGTAAGACCTACATTGTTTGCATTATTAAAAAATTTGATAAACCCTTGTGTTTTTCGATTCTCTGGAATGAGTCCAATCCCCATTAGAACACCTTGGCGAGGATTTTTAATATTCACAGGAACTCCCTTTATTTTTATGGTGCCACCTGACTTTTCCTCTGCACCAAAAATCGTTCTAACTACATCCGTCCTTTTGGAGCCAACTAAACCTGCAAAGCCTAATATTTCACCTTTATGAAGGTGGAAATTAATGTTTTTAAAGACTCCATTCACACTTAGGTTTTCTACTTCCAATACCTTTTCATCAGTCTTTGGAGACGGTTTGGTTCTTACCGCATAAGCTGAAACATCCCTGCCTACCATTTTTTTTATTAATTGCTCTCTTGTAACATCCTTTAATTGAAACGTATCTATATGCCTGCCATCACGAAGGACTGTTGCGCTATCACAAATCTCAAAGACTTCATCTAGTCGATGACTAACGTATAAAATCGTTATTCCATTTTCTCTTAAGTCGTTAATAATAGAAAAAAGTGTTTGTACTTCTTGATTTGTTAGTGAAGCTGATGGTTCATCAAATGATATGAGTTTCGCATTATGATACAATCCTTTGGCGATTGCTACCATTTGCATTTCTCCTGTACTTAACGTACTCGCTAAATCTTCGCTTTTAAAGTTACACTTCATTTTAGTAAGGATCTCATTCGCATCATGATGAAGCTTTTTGTAGTCAATAAACATTCCTTTTCTTGGTTCATGACCTAAAGTAATATTTTGACCCACAGTTAAATCTGGAATTAGACTAACTTCTTGATGAATTTTTACAATTCCATCCTGAATGGCCTCATTGGCATTTTTATATGAAACTATTCGTCCTTGAATTTCTACCGTTCCTTCATATTCATTATTGACTCCATGGAGTGTATTCAATAATGTTGACTTTCCTGCCCCATTCTCACCCAATAGAGCATGGATCTCACCTTTCTTTATATCAAAACTCACCCCATCTAGGGCCTTTACTCCAGGAAAAACTTTTGAAATATTCTGAAATCTAATGATACTTTCTGTTTGCTTTTCCATTTCGATTCCCCTTTTCATACCTATAGTCGAACACAATCAATCCGACTATAGGTATAAACTAGTATATTGTTACTTTGCTATTGTTGGGTCTACCCATTTAATAATCTCTTCAGCTGGTGTATCTACATTTGTTTCATCAATTAACGCTTGAGGAGTCCAAATTACTCTAGGTACTTCCTGTCCGCCCAATTGACGAATGGTCATTTCAACTGCAATTTGCCCTTTATATTTCGGGAAAGAATCGATAGTAGCGTCCAATTCACCTTTACGAATAGATTCATATGCCTCACCGATTCCATCTACTCCGACTACTAATATATCTTTCCCTGATTCATTTACTGCCTCTTGTGCACCTAAAGCCATCGTGTCATTATTTGCAAAAATAGCGGCTAGATCCCCATGCTTTTTAATCCATGTTGCAGCAATATCCTTTGCCTTTGCACGATCCCAATCCGCATTTTGTTTTTCAGCAATATCAATGTTTGGAGCATTATCCTTCATCCAATTCTCAAATCCTAATGTACGTTGTCTAGCAGCAAACGCTTTTGGCATTCCCACTATAATCGCAACCTTACCTTCTCCATTTAATTTTTCTGAGATCCATTGTGCCGCTGATTCTCCGTTTAAATCTGCTTTTGGTCCGACAAAATTTGGAGCCTCCTTGATAATTCCGTCATTAACGTTCATTACTGGGATATCCTTTTCGAGGGCACTTTCAACCCCAGGAACAAGATTGCTGTCAGAAATCGGAGAAAGTAACAAAGCACTATACTTTTTGTTGATCATATCTTTTACAATGGCAAGCTGTCCTTCTTCATCCGCTTCACCTTGTGGGGATTTAACATCAATTGTTAGGTTCATTCCTTTATCACTGAACTTTTGAGCCCCTGTTTCCATTCCTTCTTTCAATGTTCTCCAATATTCATTTTCAAAAGCTTTTGCTACAGCACCTAATTTTATTTCTTCAGATAATTTAGGTACTTCCCCTAAGCTTGATCTTACTTCTTCATATGTTTGACCATCAGCATTATCTGGATTAAAAGCACCTGTATCTTTATCTGGAGATGCACTTCCACTACTGCTATTGCTACTACAAGCTGTCAATCCTAAAGAAATTGCTAAAACACCAGTTACGAATAAATTTTTTTTAGACTTTTTCATTTTTTTATCCCCCTAGAATTTATTAGTAATCGCTTTCAGAACTTATGAAAAAAATTTGTGTGCTTATATTTCAGTTAAAAATTATTTATTAACTTTTAACTCAAACATTGAAAAGAACATCTTGTTTACTGAAATTGCGTCGTTTTTCTCAATCGTTTTTTCAATTTCTGCTAACCCAAGCTGGTCTATTAAGCTACTAATAATATGAATCGCTTTTACATTTTGCTTAATTTCTTCAACTGGTTCCTCTCTAATAGGGAATGTATCAAAATAGATAGCTCCATCATAATTATACTTTTTCAAATAATACATGAATTCTAGTGTCTGCATTAATGATACCGTTCCAACCATTAAGCCGTCATCGTGAGTTCCATAGCCATCATTGATATGAACACCGAATAATTTACCTTTATCTGCTGCAAGGCTTAAGCCATATGCAGGATTTTCTCGTTTCATGAGCATATGACAGTAATCAACTGTAACTCCAACGTTTTCACGATTGATTTCATTTACCATTAACAACGTTAGTCCAATACTATCAATTAATGCATATGATCTTTCTTGATATGGCTTATATTCAATACTGATTTGTAAGTCTGGTGCATAATCAGCAAGTGCAGTGACATATTCCCTAACTTGACTCCAGGCTTTTTGATAATCAACTTGGAATGGATAGTCAAACCCGTCAAAGCCTAGCCATAAAGTTAAAACTTTCCCACCTAATACTCTACAGGTATCTGCAGCCTCTTTACACAAGGTAAACGCATCTTCAGCAATCAGCTTATTATTGTTCCCAAATTCACCATTTATAAAATGATTTCTAAACCTTAAAGCTAATCCATTTGTACTCATGTTTAAATCTTTTAGGGTTTTATTGATTTCATCTACAGAGTAATTCGAAAAATGTTCTGGATAGTTTAAATCAACACATGTAATTCCATCAATCTCTGAAACTTTTTCTAATGCTTTGATAATATCTCCATTGACCTTGGGCATAATTGAATTTATCCTCGTAGCTAATTTCATTGTGAGCCTCCAATTTTTTGTTGAATCTTCTTGTAACTGATTTCTTGAATTAAATTTAACACCATAATAAAGCGATTTCAATAATTTTTTTCACATTTTTTCATTTTTTTTAACTTTTTTTCATCTTTTTTAATATTTTTTCACATACCTATGTGCTCAGTTATTTTATGGATCCAAAATTTCTTTCTACTTTTAACACAAAAAAACACTCAAAAATGTTGATATACAACATAATTGAGTGTTAACTCCACTATAAAAGTTTGTATAGTTCATGGTAATCCTCTTCCTCAGTAAATTCATACCCTCTAATCTCACTTAATTCAACAGGACGAATCGAAGTGTTGTTTTGCATTTGTTTTTTTCGGTATTGATGAGGTGTTGTATGAAACGTGTCTTTAAAAAGTTTATGAAAGGAATTTAAATTTGGAAAGCCACACTCTAACGCGATTTGAATGATGGGCCGGTCGGTTTCTAGCAAATATCGAACCGCATGTTCCAAGCGTATCCCATTTATATATTTGATAAATGACTGTCCCATATGATGTTGAAAATATCTGGATAGATAGGGAGCCGTAAGTTCCTCTGTATCAGCCAACTCTTGAAGTGTGATAGGATTCATATAGTGCTGCTGTATGTAATTGGTTAACCGATTCATCCGTTCAATATCTTTTTCAGAGTTGATAATAACATTTTTCTGATCTTCTTTAAAATGGGTAACCAATTGATACACCACATCTAATAGAAGAGAATGCACTTTAATTTCATAACTTTCTTCCTTCTTTTTTACAGCTAACATGAGTTGAGCAAGCAATGGCCTGATTTTGTTATAGGATTGCTGGTCGATACTCTGAAATGACTGACAACGAAAGGACTCGTTCTCAATATTACTATAAAATTTTTTAATAAAATTTATTGGAATTTGAATAAGTAATAGTTTATTCTCTTGATCAGATTCAACCCCATGCACCTCATTACTGTTAATGAGCAAAAGGTCATTTTCCTCAAGCACATACTCTTCTCTTCCCACATACACATGTATTTGTCCTTTTAATACTAGTAATAATTCAATTCTGTCATGCCAATGCATGGCCACATACTTTACACTCGTCATTAATGCGAATACAGGAACCTCTTCTTTAATTACAGCGCTTTCATATGGATATTTCATAAAGGCAAGGCCTCCTACTTTTCTTGTTATATACTTATATACTCATTTTTTTGTAGAAATCCTTTTTTAAAAATTTTTCTGCATTATTAAAACTTAGTTTTTCGAATATACAAAGTTACTTAACTTCGGTTATACTATATTTGTAAGCGATTAAATTATGTTCGGGGGAGCTTTTATGGGGAAAAATTCAAAACCTAACGAGCCTATAGTTACGCATATTTTTACAGCAGATCCTTCTGCACATGTCTTTGAAGGAAAGCTTTATATCTATCCTTCTCATGATCTGGATCATGATGGGCCTTCAAACGATAACGGTGATCAATATGCGATGGAAGATTACCATGTGTTATCCATGGATGATGTTAACGAAACATGTGTAGACCACGGGGAAGCGCTTCACTTGAGAGATATTCCTTGGGCAAGTAAACAGCTTTGGGCGCCAGATGCTGCTTACAAGAACAACACGTATTATTTATATTTTCCAGCTAGAGATAAAGAGGGAATTTTTAGAATTGGGGTTGCCACAAGCAGGACCCCTGCAGGAACATTTACACCAGAAGAAAATTACATACCAGGTAGCTTCAGTATTGATCCAGCCGTATTCGTCGATAAAGATGACAAAGCATATGTTTATTTTGGGGGGCTTTGGGGAGGACAGTTGGAAAAATGGCAGGAAGGAACATATAATCCCAATGCTGAAGGTCCAATGCTAACAGAACCAGCATTAGGTCCAAGAGTCGCTGAACTAAGTGACGATATGCTAACCTTTAAAGGTGAACCACGAGAAATATCAATAGTTGATGAGAGTGGAAATCCAATTCTTGCGGGTGATGAAGAACGAAGATATTTTGAAGGTCCATGGGTTCATAAATACAATGATCTATATTATCTATCGTATTCTACAGGTACCACTCACAAGATTGTTTATGCGGTAAGCAAAAACCCACAGGGGCCCTTTGAATTTAAAGGTACGATACTTACCCCTGTCATTGGATGGACCACCCATCATTCGATTGTCCAGTTTAAAGATAAATGGTATCTTTTCTATCATGATTGCTCCTTATCAGATGGGGTAGATCATAAACGATCGGTAAAATACGCTGAATTAACCTATAACGATGACGGAACGATTGTAACAATAGATCCTTATGAGGATTAAAAGCAAAGAGCAGCTGACTTTCAGAGAAAGTTCAGCTGTTTTTTCTATATAGAGGTCATGAAAACTTATCATAGTAATATTTAACTATTACTCTATAACTATTTTTCAAAATTTACAAAATACTTAGTTTATTTACTATACAAACTAAGTGTAGGAAAGGTATAATAAACTCAAGACAGGATGACATGTTACATAGCTTTCTCAAAAATGAAAGCCCTTTCTTTATCCTATCTAAAACTTACGTAAAGGAGGTTTAGTTATCAATATATAAGAACCACCTTACAAAATTCTATTAAAAAAGGAGAATTTCGCATGCTTAAAGTATTACGTAAACCTCTCATTACAGGATTAGCTTTAGCCTTATTATTACCTGTTGGCTTGAATCCTGCCGCTGCTGAAACGACAAATGAACAGTCTACTAGTGCTTTGTCGGTACCATCTATAGCCGAAAGATACAAAAATTCCTTCACTATTGGTGCAGCAGTGGAGCCTTATCAATTACAGGGCACAGATGCAGAAGTATTAAAACGCCATTATAATAGTATTGTTGCTGAAAATGTAATGAAACCAATTAATATTCAACCAGAGGAAGGTAAATTTGACTTTACCGAGGCTGATAAAATTGTTAAGTTTGCAAAAGAAAATGGCATGGACGTCCGTTTTCATAACCTCGTTTGGCATAGCCAGGTGCCTGAATGGTTCTTCATAGACGAAGAAGGAAACAATATGGTTGATGAGCAAGATCCAAAACAGCGTGAGAAAAACAAAAAACTTCTGTTAAAACGTTTGGAAAGCCATATTAAAACGATTGTAAAACGTTATAAGGACGACGTGAAGTCTTGGGATGTTGTGAATGAGGTGATTGATGATTCTCCTCAAAATGAAAGAGGGCTGCGTGAATCTGCTTGGTACAAGATTACGGGGGATGAATATATTAAAGTAGCCTTTGAAACAGCCAATAGATATGCAGCAAAAGATGCAATGCTGTACATTAATGATTACAATACAGAAGTTACGCCAAAGAGAACGTACTTATATAATCTTGTAAAAGATTTGCTCGAACAAGGAGTTCCAATTGATGGTGTAGGACATCAAGCTCATATTCAAATTGGTTGGCCTTCTAACCAGGACATTGAAGACTCCATTAACATGTTTGCTGACCTTGGTTTAGACAACCAAATAACAGAGCTAGATGTTAGCCTATATGGTTGGCCACCTAGACCAGCGTTTCCAACCTATGCTGATATTCCAGCTGATAGACTGGTAGCTCAAGCAGACCGGTACAATGCTATTTTTGAAATATATGAACGACTAGGAGACAAAATCAGTAACGTTACTTTCTGGGGCATAGCAGATAATCATACTTGGTTAGATGATCGAGCCATGCAATACAACGATGGTGTAGGAAAAGATGCACCATTCGTGTTTGATCCGGAATATAACGTAAAACCAGCTTATTGGTCGATTATGGACTAACCTTGCTATTCAAACAGTATTTCACACTTAAATTAACAGGCAATTTGATAAGCAAAATGCTTGGAACAAAGTGATATGCTCCCCTTAAGGTAGACACATTAAAAATAAACGGAAAAATTCCGCTTATCTCGGGAAATACCCCCATTTCCCGTAAAATAAGCGGAGTTTTTCCGCTAATAGGATCCTAATGTATCAATTTGGGTCTATTTTGATAAGTTAATCGGAATATATCCGCTTATATCTGCTTCTTGAGCCCCTACTATACACATTAACCGGAATTTCTCCGCCTATGAATTACTATCTCTACCTCGAGTACAAAAACGAAATTAGCAGTCCAATTCGCAACTGAATTGGACTGCATCTTTTTTTATTTTTTACCTTTATCCTTTAACTGATCCTGCTGCAATACCTTCAACGATTCGGTCACTCAGAAGGAAGTATGCGATTAATACGGGGATAATACTGATCATCAAGGTTGCACCTATAGCTCCCCAATCGGTTAAATACTGCCCAACAAAGTTATTTACACCTACCGTAATCGTTTTCCACTTGTCCGAACTCAAGAAGGTATTTACAAATACAAATTCATTCCAGTTATAAATCATGTTAATGATGACAGTTGTTGAAAGTACCGGAACGGTCATCGGCAATGTAATTTGAAAGAATATCCTATGAACGGAACAACCATCCATAACTGCTGCTTCTTCAATCTCCCTTGGTATGGTTCTATAAAATCCAGTTAGAATCATAATCGTGATAGGCAAATTAAACGCAACGTAAGACAAAATAATAGAAATGGGATTATCTATTAAATTGACTGATTTAAAAATATTAAATAGTGGAATTAATGTTGAATGAAGTGGAATCATATACCCTGCCATAAACAATCCAAGAACTACTCCACTTAGTTTCCAATACATCCTTGTAATGGCAAATGTTACAAAGCTTGCAAGGATAACCGTAAGTACAACGGCTACAACGGTGTATAAGACACTATTAAAAAAGTAAACATCAATATGCCCTGCTGTCCATGCCTTTACGTAATTTCCCCATTGAGGATCTTGTGGAAATGCGAATGGGGACATACCGAATACCTCTTGATTCGTCTTCAATGAAAAAAGAAATAACCACACCAGCGGATACACTTGTACAATGGCAATCACTCCTAGGATAAAATAAAGGATTCCGTATCCTATTCTTGTTCCGAGTGTTTTACTAGTTTTATTTGGTGCCGCTAGAGTCGCATTTGTTTCTGTTCCATACGCAACCTTACTCATTGGTTTCACTCCCCCTTCTTAAAATTGCACATCATCTTTAGAAGATAATAATTTTTGAATGAGCCAAGTCATAATGAGACAGATGACCAATAAACCGAATCCTATCGCACTTCCGTATCCGAAGTTGTATTTACTAAATGCCTCTGTATACATATAAGAAGCCATTACCTCACTCGCACCGTTTGGTCCGCCACCAGTTAATACAAAGATTAAATCAAAATACTTTAAGGAACCAACAATCGCTAGAATGACCATAACTTTTATCACACCGGTGATTAGAGGAATCTTTATTTTATAGGCTATTTGAATAGGGTTTGCACCATCTATTTTTGCCGCTTCAATCAATTCCTCTGGAACATTCTTTAACGCAGCATAAAAAATGATGATATAAAAGCCTGCATACTGCCAAACAATTGGAATGAATAGAGCATATAATACGATGTTAGAATCAGCTAGCCAAAGTGGTGGGTGATCAACACCCAACATTATTAACAACCTGTTGATCATTCCATTAGTAGGATCAAATATCTTAGCCCAAAGTTGTCCGATCGCAACGGATGATAACAACATAGGAATTAAGTATATCTTTCTTAAAAAATTGGCTCCTTTAATTTTACTAGCTAATATAAGCGATAAAATAAGATAACCAACCAAGCTTACAGTTGAGAAAATACCAAGTAAAAGAGAATGCCACGTACTTTGCCAAAACTTTTTATCTTGGACTAACTCGATATAGTTTTCTAATCCGATAAACTTCATCTTCCCAATTCCGTTCCATTCCATTAAACCATAATAGCCAGTTAATACGATTGGGATATAAATTAAAAGCAGAATTAATATTAACGCAGGCAGGACATAAAGAGTGATTATGAATTTGTTTGACATGACACTTTTCATTTTCTGAACTCCCTTCTACTTTGAAAAGCGTTCCTATAAAATGATAGAGGGCATATGCTATATGCCCTCTACTCTTTAAAGATGCATTACGCCATATTACTCTTGTTCTTCGGCAAGTTCGTCCGCATGTTGTTTCACAAAATCCTGCGGTGTCACTTGTTTTCCAAATAGAGCCGTTACTAAATCATGGTGTAATTCGGATACAGCTGGGCTGGATTGAGTATCAAAATAAGTAGTAACGTTTGATGCTTCACTCAAATCTTTTAAAATTTCAATGTACATTGGAGCAAGATCCAAATTAGCTGTGTCTACTTTAGTAGCAGGAATAACACCAGCATCTGTAACTGATTTTTCTCCCCATCTTTTTACAAGGTATGCTGAGAAGTCTTTTGCTTCGTTCTGAACTTTAGAATCCTTTGCTACGAATAATCCAACACCAGGTCCACCAACATAACTGTTGATATCTGTACCTTTACCGCCTTCATAAGTTGGGAACTTGAAATAGCCAATCTTGTCTTTAAATTCCTGCGATACATCAGGACTTGTAGTATAGTTTGGTAACTCCCAAGTAGCTGTTAGAAACATAGCTGCTTGTTCATTCATAAAGTAACCTTTTGCATCATCATTTGATAACGCACTAGATCCTTTTACAAACCCACCCATATCCACAAGGTTTTGTACTTCTTCCGCTGCTTTCACAATTGCTGGGTCGTCCATCTTTGCTTTTCCGTGAATAACATCTGTTAAGATAGTAGAACCACCAATACGATCTGCTA containing:
- a CDS encoding glycoside hydrolase family 43 protein, with translation MGKNSKPNEPIVTHIFTADPSAHVFEGKLYIYPSHDLDHDGPSNDNGDQYAMEDYHVLSMDDVNETCVDHGEALHLRDIPWASKQLWAPDAAYKNNTYYLYFPARDKEGIFRIGVATSRTPAGTFTPEENYIPGSFSIDPAVFVDKDDKAYVYFGGLWGGQLEKWQEGTYNPNAEGPMLTEPALGPRVAELSDDMLTFKGEPREISIVDESGNPILAGDEERRYFEGPWVHKYNDLYYLSYSTGTTHKIVYAVSKNPQGPFEFKGTILTPVIGWTTHHSIVQFKDKWYLFYHDCSLSDGVDHKRSVKYAELTYNDDGTIVTIDPYED
- a CDS encoding endo-1,4-beta-xylanase; its protein translation is MLKVLRKPLITGLALALLLPVGLNPAAAETTNEQSTSALSVPSIAERYKNSFTIGAAVEPYQLQGTDAEVLKRHYNSIVAENVMKPINIQPEEGKFDFTEADKIVKFAKENGMDVRFHNLVWHSQVPEWFFIDEEGNNMVDEQDPKQREKNKKLLLKRLESHIKTIVKRYKDDVKSWDVVNEVIDDSPQNERGLRESAWYKITGDEYIKVAFETANRYAAKDAMLYINDYNTEVTPKRTYLYNLVKDLLEQGVPIDGVGHQAHIQIGWPSNQDIEDSINMFADLGLDNQITELDVSLYGWPPRPAFPTYADIPADRLVAQADRYNAIFEIYERLGDKISNVTFWGIADNHTWLDDRAMQYNDGVGKDAPFVFDPEYNVKPAYWSIMD
- a CDS encoding carbohydrate ABC transporter permease — translated: MKSVMSNKFIITLYVLPALILILLLIYIPIVLTGYYGLMEWNGIGKMKFIGLENYIELVQDKKFWQSTWHSLLLGIFSTVSLVGYLILSLILASKIKGANFLRKIYLIPMLLSSVAIGQLWAKIFDPTNGMINRLLIMLGVDHPPLWLADSNIVLYALFIPIVWQYAGFYIIIFYAALKNVPEELIEAAKIDGANPIQIAYKIKIPLITGVIKVMVILAIVGSLKYFDLIFVLTGGGPNGASEVMASYMYTEAFSKYNFGYGSAIGFGLLVICLIMTWLIQKLLSSKDDVQF
- a CDS encoding carbohydrate ABC transporter permease; amino-acid sequence: MSKVAYGTETNATLAAPNKTSKTLGTRIGYGILYFILGVIAIVQVYPLVWLFLFSLKTNQEVFGMSPFAFPQDPQWGNYVKAWTAGHIDVYFFNSVLYTVVAVVLTVILASFVTFAITRMYWKLSGVVLGLFMAGYMIPLHSTLIPLFNIFKSVNLIDNPISIILSYVAFNLPITIMILTGFYRTIPREIEEAAVMDGCSVHRIFFQITLPMTVPVLSTTVIINMIYNWNEFVFVNTFLSSDKWKTITVGVNNFVGQYLTDWGAIGATLMISIIPVLIAYFLLSDRIVEGIAAGSVKG
- a CDS encoding extracellular solute-binding protein — its product is MSLIMLVSLALVGCSSSSSTEESSADGKKVIKFMHLWPEGSSNAQFSIVKDIIEEYEKEHTDIKVETEILNPDQYREKLKVLASSNELPDIGMTWSDGFIKPYVEGDMLAPLDDIVDANLKDAFIPGVKESYAVDGKTYGLPLELNISYVFYNKEIFEKYNLEVPQTFEEYKNVVKTLADNGVVPATVGAKDGWPASFWFMYLADRIGGSTILTDVIHGKAKMDDPAIVKAAEEVQNLVDMGGFVKGSSALSNDDAKGYFMNEQAAMFLTATWELPNYTTSPDVSQEFKDKIGYFKFPTYEGGKGTDINSYVGGPGVGLFVAKDSKVQNEAKDFSAYLVKRWGEKSVTDAGVIPATKVDTANLDLAPMYIEILKDLSEASNVTTYFDTQSSPAVSELHHDLVTALFGKQVTPQDFVKQHADELAEEQE